One Planctomycetaceae bacterium genomic region harbors:
- a CDS encoding methyltransferase domain-containing protein, which produces MLKKLRDQAAFFRQFRQQFETTGAVAPSSRFLAKSMTRYLRQRGTDPVRVLEIGPGTGAVTSEIVKHLRHGDVFDLVELNDAFVDILEQRFLDDPVWNSVSKLAKVHTLPLQDFAAEHPYDFVISGLPLNNFPVSLVQTLTESYFRLLKPGGVLSYFEYMFVRPVRKVVSRGNERTRISGIDEIMQRHCDRCRIRRDSIWINVPPAWVQHLRLEETRGTRL; this is translated from the coding sequence ATGCTGAAGAAACTTCGCGATCAGGCTGCCTTCTTTCGACAGTTCCGGCAGCAGTTCGAAACCACGGGAGCTGTCGCGCCCAGCAGCCGATTTCTGGCGAAGTCCATGACGCGGTACCTGCGTCAGCGGGGCACGGACCCGGTTCGAGTGCTGGAGATCGGGCCGGGAACGGGAGCGGTGACTTCGGAAATCGTGAAGCATCTGCGACACGGCGACGTATTTGACCTGGTCGAACTCAATGACGCTTTCGTCGACATTCTGGAACAGCGGTTTCTGGACGATCCGGTGTGGAACAGCGTTTCGAAGCTGGCGAAAGTTCACACGCTGCCGCTTCAGGACTTCGCTGCCGAACATCCCTATGACTTTGTGATTTCCGGATTGCCGCTGAACAATTTTCCGGTGAGTTTGGTGCAAACGCTGACGGAATCCTATTTCCGGCTGTTGAAGCCCGGCGGAGTGCTGAGCTACTTCGAATACATGTTCGTCCGGCCGGTCCGCAAAGTTGTGAGTCGCGGGAACGAGAGAACTCGCATTTCCGGAATTGATGAGATCATGCAGCGCCACTGCGATCGCTGTCGCATTCGGCGTGACAGTATCTGGATCAATGTGCCGCCGGCATGGGTTCAGCATCTGCGGCTGGAGGAAACCCGGGGCACTCGGCTCTGA
- the lysA gene encoding diaminopimelate decarboxylase: MTNPRLLPFDEAAVRKIADVFPTPFYLYDERGIRETCRRLHGAFQWVDGFRNFFAVKATPNPHILQIAKEEGLGADCSSKAELILSSKIGLSGEDIMFTSNNTSAAEYQAARELGAILNLDDITHIDFVDETVGLPELVSFRFNPGPARTGNVIIGRPEEAKYGFTERQLFEGYTVLKQRGVKRFGLHTMVASNELDGSFFVETARMLFDLSLRIQRDVGVRIEFVNLGGGIGIPYKPDDTPVDLEWLGAQIQGLYAQMIAGTDLDPLRVVMENGRMITGPHGYLITKAVHEKHIYRDYVGVDACMANLMRPGMYGAYHHITVLGKEDAPHHRTVDVVGSLCENNDKFAINRALPDIERGDLLVIHDAGAHGHAMGFQYNGKLRSAELLLRENGDVKLIRRAETFDDLFATLDFTSIG; the protein is encoded by the coding sequence ATGACGAATCCCAGGCTCCTGCCCTTTGACGAAGCGGCGGTTCGCAAAATCGCCGACGTGTTTCCGACTCCCTTCTATCTCTACGACGAACGCGGGATTCGAGAAACCTGTCGCCGACTGCATGGCGCGTTTCAGTGGGTTGACGGATTTCGAAACTTCTTCGCGGTAAAGGCGACCCCCAATCCACACATCCTGCAGATCGCGAAGGAAGAAGGCCTCGGCGCGGACTGTTCCAGCAAGGCGGAACTGATTCTCAGCAGCAAAATCGGGCTGTCGGGCGAAGACATCATGTTCACGTCCAACAACACGTCGGCGGCGGAGTACCAGGCCGCTCGCGAACTGGGAGCGATCCTGAATCTCGACGACATCACGCACATCGATTTTGTCGACGAAACCGTGGGGCTGCCCGAACTGGTCAGCTTCCGCTTCAATCCCGGTCCCGCTCGAACCGGCAACGTGATCATCGGCCGTCCCGAAGAAGCGAAGTACGGTTTCACGGAGCGGCAATTATTCGAAGGCTATACCGTCCTGAAGCAGCGCGGCGTTAAGCGTTTCGGGCTGCACACGATGGTGGCGTCCAATGAACTGGACGGCAGCTTCTTCGTCGAAACCGCTCGCATGCTTTTCGATCTGTCGCTGCGAATTCAGCGCGATGTCGGCGTTCGCATCGAATTCGTAAATCTCGGCGGCGGCATCGGAATTCCCTACAAGCCGGACGACACACCCGTGGATCTGGAATGGCTCGGCGCACAGATTCAGGGCCTTTATGCACAGATGATTGCCGGTACCGATCTTGACCCGCTGCGGGTCGTGATGGAAAACGGCCGCATGATCACGGGGCCGCACGGATACCTGATCACGAAAGCCGTACACGAAAAGCACATCTATCGCGATTACGTCGGCGTCGATGCGTGCATGGCCAATCTGATGCGCCCGGGCATGTATGGCGCCTATCACCACATCACCGTGCTGGGCAAGGAAGACGCGCCGCATCACCGAACGGTCGACGTCGTCGGTTCGCTTTGCGAAAACAACGACAAGTTTGCCATCAATCGAGCGTTGCCGGATATTGAACGCGGCGACCTGCTGGTGATTCACGACGCCGGGGCTCACGGACACGCCATGGGCTTTCAGTACAACGGCAAGCTGCGCAGTGCCGAACTGCTGCTTCGCGAAAACGGCGACGTGAAGCTGATTCGCCGCGCGGAAACGTTTGACGATCTGTTCGCGACGCTGGACTTCACGTCGATCGGCTGA
- a CDS encoding transposase, which yields MPQSLSQVWLHVVFSTKGRRPFLQAPDFRQEMFGMLGHHVNQTGCTALRVGGWIDHVHIVCGLSRTATIADLVQQAKIETSKWAKSAPLCSQAFTWQAGYGAFSVSQSNLEQTVAYVQNQEYHHRTRSYQDEFRELCHRHQIQIDERYVWD from the coding sequence ATGCCTCAGTCATTGTCACAGGTCTGGCTGCATGTCGTGTTTAGCACGAAGGGCCGTCGGCCATTTCTTCAAGCGCCCGATTTCCGTCAAGAGATGTTCGGGATGCTCGGACATCATGTCAACCAGACCGGATGCACCGCCTTGCGAGTCGGCGGCTGGATCGATCACGTCCACATCGTCTGTGGACTGTCACGAACGGCCACGATTGCCGACCTCGTCCAGCAGGCCAAAATCGAGACATCGAAATGGGCAAAGTCGGCTCCATTGTGTTCGCAAGCATTCACGTGGCAGGCGGGCTACGGAGCGTTCTCCGTCAGCCAGTCCAATCTCGAACAAACCGTCGCGTACGTTCAGAATCAGGAATATCACCATCGCACGCGTTCCTACCAGGACGAATTTCGCGAGCTGTGCCACCGACATCAGATCCAGATCGACGAACGATACGTCTGGGATTGA
- a CDS encoding protein kinase has product MTDAPDPQSNDELDELIAKWMEMVEQNPDADREAFIAAHPDYAAGLRRHFENEDRFNAATVRQQQPGEPRDDAEIRRLTGTVIAGRYKLLEFIADGGMGTVWVAEQQEPVKRRVAVKLIKAGMDSKQVIARFEAERQALALMDHPNIARILDGGVTEQGRPFFVMEYVKGVPFTQYCDKGDCR; this is encoded by the coding sequence ATGACCGACGCACCGGACCCGCAATCGAACGACGAACTCGACGAACTCATCGCCAAATGGATGGAAATGGTCGAACAGAATCCGGACGCCGACCGGGAAGCCTTCATCGCGGCTCATCCGGACTACGCAGCCGGCCTGAGACGCCACTTCGAGAACGAAGACCGTTTCAACGCCGCCACGGTCCGCCAGCAGCAACCCGGCGAACCCCGCGACGACGCCGAAATCCGCCGCCTGACGGGCACCGTCATCGCCGGACGCTACAAGCTGCTGGAATTCATCGCGGACGGCGGCATGGGAACCGTCTGGGTTGCCGAACAGCAGGAACCCGTCAAGCGGCGAGTCGCCGTGAAGCTGATCAAGGCCGGCATGGATTCCAAGCAGGTCATCGCTCGCTTTGAAGCCGAACGGCAGGCGCTGGCTCTGATGGATCATCCCAACATCGCCCGAATTCTGGACGGCGGAGTCACCGAACAGGGCCGGCCGTTCTTCGTGATGGAGTACGTCAAGGGAGTCCCCTTCACTCAGTACTGCGACAAAGGCGACTGTCGCTGA